In Streptomyces sp. P9-A4, the genomic window GCGTACATGTGGACCTGTCCGGAGACGTTTCGGGCGGCGCGGCCGATCGTCTGGATCAGGGAGGTCCCGGAGCGCAGGAAGCCCTGCTTGTCGGCGTCGAGGATGGCGACGAGGGACACCTCGGGCAGGTCGAGGCCCTCGCGGAGGAGGTTGATGCCGACCAGGACGTCGTACTCTCCGGCGCGCAGCTCGCGCAGCAGCTCGATGCGGCGGAGGGTGTCGACGTCGCTGTGCAGGTAGCGCACCTGGATGCCGAGCTCCAGGAAGTAGTCGGTGAGGTCCTCGGACATCTTCTTGGTGAGGGTGGTGACGAGGACCCGCTCGTCGCGCTCGGTGCGCAGCCGGATCTCGTGGACCAGGTCGTCGATCTGGCCCTCGGTGGGCTTGACGACGACCTCGGGGTCGACGAGGCCGGTGGGGCGGATGATCTGCTCGACGAAGCCGTCGCCGCGGGACAGTTCGTACGTGCCCGGGGTCGCGGAGAGATAGACGGTCTGGCCGATCCGCTCCTGGAACTCCTCCCACTTCAGCGGGCGGTTGTCGAGCGCGGACGGAAGCCGGAAGCCGTGGTCGACGAGGGTCCGCTTGCGGGAGGCGTCACCCTCGTACATGGCGCCGATCTGCGGCACGGTCACGTGCGACTCGTCGATGACGAGCAGGAAGTCCTCGGGGAAGTAGTCGATGAGGGTGTTGGGGGCGGAGCCGGGCTCGCGGCCGTCGAAGTGCATCGAGTAGTTCTCGATGCCGGAGCAGGAACCGATCTGCCGCATCATCTCGATGTCGTACGTGGTCCGCATGCGCAGGCGCTGGGACTCCAGGTGCTTGCCCTGCTTGTCGAGTTCGGCGAGGCGCACCTCCAGCTCCCGCTCGATGTCGTTGACCGCGCGCTCCATGCGCTCGGGGCCCGCGACGTAGTGGCTGGCGGGGAACACGTACAGCTCGCGGTCCTCGCTGATGATCTCGCCGGTGAGCGGGTGGAGGGTGGAGAGGGCCTCGATCTCGTCGCCGAACATCTCGATGCGGACGGCGAGCTCCTCGTACACCGGGAAGATCTCGATGGTGTCGCCGCGGACGCGGAAGGTGCCTCGGGTGAACGCCAGGTCGTTGCGCGTGTACTGGATGTCGACGAAGCGGCGCAGCAGCTGGTCGCGGTCGATCTCCTCGCCGACCTTGAGCGGGACCATCCGGTCGACGTACTCCTGGGGCGTGCCGAGGCCGTAGATGCAGGAGACGGAGGCGACCACGATGACGTCCCTGCGGGTGAGCAGGGAGTTCGTCGCGGAGTGGCGGAGCCGCTCCACCTCCTCGTTGATGGAGGAGTCCTTCTCGATGTACGTGTCCGACTGCGGGACGTACGCCTCGGGCTGGTAGTAGTCGTAGTACGAGACGAAGTACTCCACCGCGTTGTTCGGGAGGAGCTCCCGGAACTCGTTCGCCAGCTGGGCGGCCAGCGTCTTGTTCGGCGCCATCACCAGGGTGGGGCGCTGGAGCTTCTCGATCATCCAGGCGGTGGTGGCCGACTTGCCGGTACCGGTGGCGCCGAGGAGCACGACGTCCTTCTCGCCCGCGCGGATACGCCGCTCCAGGTCGGCGATGGCCGCCGGCTGGTCACCGCTGGGCTGGTACTCGCTGACGACCTCGAAGGGCGCCACCGAACGTTCGATCTTGGAAACGGGCCGCATGGAACCACCGTACGACCCGGCACTGACAGTCGGGTGCTGATCACCAGTCCTGGGAGCGGTGGCCACCCCGGGGGGCGGCTCTGCGGGCGCCTCGGGCACCGGGGCGGGCCGTCCGGTTCGCGGGCTCGCCGTACGACGGCACATGGCGCGGGGCGGGCACGCCCGGCCGGTGCACGGCCCGGGGGGACCCCTGCCAGTCGGGGTCGCCCATCACCAGGAGCGGGTCGAACATGACGACGACGGCGGCGAGGATGAGGAAGACCGCCGGGCCGATCAGCATCGGCAGGAGCAGCGAGCCGGCGTTGTCGCCGGTGGAGGTCGAGGCCGTGGTGCCGTGCAGGTGGACGCTGACCGCGGCCATGGCGGTGTAGTGCATACCACTGACGGCGACGCCCATCACCAGGCTCGCACCGAGGCTGGCCAGAAACCCATGGATGGACACGGCCGCCCAGAGGGCCGCGGTGGCGGCCACGACGGCGATCACTACGGACAGGGCGACGGTGAGGGTGTCGTACTCGATACGGCCCTGGAGACGCATCCCGGCCATGCCCAGGTAGTGCATGGTGGCGACGCCGAGGCCGGTGATGGTGCCGCCGGTGACCAGGGTGAGCGCGGTCGCGCCCCGGTAGCCGACGATGAAGATGCCGATGCCGACCATGAGGACGGCGACGCCCAGGCTGGCGAAGGTGATGGGGCGGTCGTAGTCGATGGGCGCCTGCTGGACGGAGAAGCCCATCATCGCGATGAAGTGCATGGTCCAGATGCCGGTGCCGATCGAGGTGGCGCCGAGGGCGAGCCAGCCCGCCTTGAAGCTGTCGCGGTGGCGGAGCGACCTCGTGGTGCACCTCAGTCCGAGGGCGCCGCCGAGGCAGGCCATGAGAAAGGCGGCCACCGGCGTGACGAGCCCGTAGCTGAATCCGTCGACCGTGCCCTGCATGAGCGTGTGCCCTCCACCCCTGGTGCAACGTCGTCCGAAAACAGTCGGTACCGCTGGGTAGTGCTACCGGGGCGAGATTATGGCGCGCCGGGGGCCCCGCGCCCACGTGCCCGGGGATTTGGCGGTCGCGAGACCGGAGCGAGACCGGTCCGTGATCTTGGAGGCGGCCCCTGGGCCGTTTCCGACCGGGTTGTCGGTGGCGGGTCGTACCGTGGGCGGCATGGACATCGAAGCGGGGGCGACGGGCGACGGGCGTGCCGTGCCGGTGGAGTGGACGGTCATGGAGAGCGGCATCGGGCCGCTGTTCCTCGCGGCCACCGAGCGGGGGCTCGTGCGGGTCGAGTTCCACGCCGACGCGGCGCGGCGCGAGCGGATGCTCGCCCGCCTGGCGGGCCGGCTCGGCGCGGAGCCGGTGGAGCGCGCCTCGGGACTGCTCGCGGGGGCGATACGCAGGCTCGACCGGTACTTCGAGGGCGAGCCGGGCGACATCGGCCTGCCGCTGGACTGGAGCCTCTCGGCCGGGTTCAACCGGCAGGTGCTGCGCGAGCTGGCGGCGACCGTCCCGTACGGCACGGTCGTCGGGTACGGGGAGCTGGCCGGACGCGTGGGGCAGCCGGGGGCGGCGCAGGCGGTGGGAGCGGCGATGGGTTCCAACCCGCTGCCGGTGGTGGTGCCGTGCCACCGGGTGGTGGAGAGCGACGGCGGTCTCGGCGGGTTCGGGGGCGGCCTGGAGACCAAGCGGCAGCTGCTGGCACTGGAGGGGGTACTGCCGGAACCGCTGTTCTGACGGGGGGCGGTCGCCGTGGGACGGGGGGCGTCCGGGCTCTCGGAGAGGGGTGGCCGGGCCCGTCGCGGACAGGTGGCGTGGCCGTCGGGGACAGGTGGCGGACCCGTCGCGGGCCGGTGGCGTGCCTGCCCCGGACAGGTGGCGGACCCGTCGCGGGCCGGTGACCAGTCCGTACGAGATGGGTGGCCGTTCCCATGAGATGGGACGGCTGGCACACTCACGTAAGTGACCAACACCCCCGATGCCCCTGACTCGACCCTGCCCGCGCCCCTTGCCCTCCCCGTCGACGAGGCCGAGCTTCCGACGCTGCGGCGGCGCATCCAGGCCGTGCTGATCGCCACCCAGATCCTCGGCGGCCTCGGCATCGCCACCGGTGTCGCGCTCGCCGCCGTCCTCGCCAGGGACGTCAGCGGCTCCGAGGCGCTGTCCGGGCTCGCGTCCACGGCGACCGTGGCCGGTCCCGCGCTGCTCGCCATGCCGCTGGCCTCCCTGATGGCCACGCGGGGGCGCCGGGCCGGGCTGGTCCTCGCGTATCTGATCGGGGCGCTCGGCGCCGGTGTCGCGGTGCTCGGGGCCGTCGCGGACAGCTTCCCCCTGCTGCTCCTCGGGCTCGTCTGCTTCGGCGCCGGTTCCTCCGCGAACCTCGCGGCCCGGTTCGCCGCCGCCGACCTCGCCGAACCGGACCGCAGGGCCAGGGCCATCTCCACGGTCGTGTGGGCGACCACGATCGGCGCGGTGCTCGGCCCGAACATCGCCGCGCCCGCCGGGCGGAGCGTCTCGGGCCTGGGCATACCGGCCACGGCGGGCCCGTTCGTCTGGGCCGCCGGTGTCTTCGTGATCGCGGCGGTCGTCGTGGCCGTCCTGCTGCGCCCCGACCCGCTCCTGACCGCGCGGGCGCTGGCCGACGCCCGGACGCCGGGCGAGGCGGCGGAGGACCGCTCCCTGAAGGCCGGGATGCGGGCCGTGCGGGAGTCCCCCCGGGCCCGCCTCGCCCTGGTCACCGTCGCCGGTTCGCACACCGCCATGGTGTCGATCATGTCGATGACCCCGGTGGCGCTCACCCACCACGGTGCGGACATCCAGCTGATCGGGCTCGTGATCAGCGGACACATCGCGGGCATGTACGCCTTCTCGCCGCTGATGGGCTGGCTGTCCGACCGGCTGGGAAGGCTGTCGGTGATCGGGCTCGCGGTCGGGCTCATCGGCGCGGCGGCGCTGATCGCGGGCACGGCGGGAGCCAGCCACGGCCGGACCGCCCTGGGCCTCTTCGTGCTGGGCCTGGGCTGGTCGGCGGGGCTGGTGTCCGGCTCGGCGCTGCTCACGGACTCGGTGCCGCAGGCCGCGCGGGCGGCGGTCCAGGGCGTCTCCGACTTCGTGATGAACACCGCCGCCGGTGTCGGCGGTCTCGCGGCCGGCCTGATCGTCTCCCAGCTGGGCTACGGCCCGCTCAACGCCATCGCCGCCCTTCTTCTGCTGCCGATGGCGGCGCTGGCGATCCGCGGCTCGCTGCGGAAGACCGTCTGACGCGGAGGCGGTCTTCCGCCGGGCTCCGCGGGAACCCAAGCGGTCAGTTCGTCACCGTCGGGGAGGAGGCGCCGCGGGCCAGTCGGCGCGGGGCTCCCGTCCCGTCGGCCGGCACCGACCACACGTCTCCCCCGTACCCGTACGCGAGGGTCTCCCGGTCCGTCCACAGCGCCTGGTCGTCGATGCCGTGCGGCTCGGCGACCGCGTGTTCGCGCCCGGTGGCCAGGTCGTACACGTACAGCCGCCACGGCTCGCTCGGGCCGTCGGACACCCGCTTCTTGAAGGCGATCCTGGTGCCGTCCGGGGAGAGCGACGGGCATTCGACGTTCTCGCGGAGGGTCCGGGCCGACCAGTTCCGCATGTCCCCCTCGACGAGGTGGGTACGGCCGCCGGTCGCGACGGTGGCGTAGAAGCGGTTGTCGTCGGCGGCGAAGCTGACGCCCCAGTAGTTGACGTCGGGGGCGTGGTAGCGGCGCCCGCCGAGGGTGAGCGGGAGCTGCTCGATGTTCTTGACCAGATAGCCGGTGCGCAGGTCGAGGATCGAGGTGCGGGTGGAGAACGCCGAGCGGGCGTAGGAGTCGCCGGTGGCGAACATCGTCCAGGCCAGCATGTTCCCCGAGGCGGAGACCCGGGCCCGGCTGGGGATGCCCGGCAGCCCGATCCGGCGCACCTCGCGCAGCCGCCGGTCGAGCACCAGGGCGTACGAGCGGGCCGGCACGCCCGGCCTGCGCTGGAGGCAGAGCGCGGTGCCGCCGGCCGCGTGGAAGCGGTCGCAGGCGGGGCCGCCCGCCACCCGCCCGCCGGGTGCGGCCGGGTCCACGCGCGCGACGCGCCCGCTCGCGGTGTCCCGGGCGTAGAGCGTGCCGGCGCCGCCGTCGAGGGTGAAGCCGGGATCGGCGGTGCCGGTGGCCGCGGCCTCGCGTCCGGAGGCCGCGCGGAGGGTGTAGGCGGTGGCTCCGCCGCCGAGCAGCAGCAGCGCGAGGACGATGATCCACGCGCGCGTACGGGTGGACGGGCGGGCGCCGGTCAGTGCGGGCATGGGTCAGTCGGTCCTCTCGGAGGGCTCGGGGACGGGGCGCCCCGAGGGGGCGGGAAGGCCCCTGGGCAGCAGGCGCGCGGAACAGCCGACGGCCACCGCGAGGGCCAGGAGCGCCGCGACGAGCGCGGTCTCCGGCCCGCTCGCGGTCCAGACGGCGCCGAAGGCGACGGCGGCTCCGAGCCGGGCGAGCGCCTGGGCGGTCTGGACGAGCGCGAGGCCGCCCGCCTGTCGTCCCTCGGTCAGGAAGGGGCCGGTCAGGGCCATGAGGACGCCGTCGGTGGTGGCGTAGAAGATCCCGAGCAGGGCGAGGACGCCCAGCAGGACCACCGGGTCGGGCAGGGGGGTCAGGAGCAGTCCGTAGGCGAGGAACAGGGCCCCGTGGCCGTACAGGAGGGGTCCGCGCCGGCCGACGCGGTCGGCGAGGCGGCCCGCCGGGACGGCGAGCAGCAGATAGACGCCCGCGGCGCCGAGCGGCAGGAACGGGAACCAGGTGGCGTCGAAGTCGAGCCGTCGCTGGAGCAGCAGGTAGAGGAAGGAGTCGCCGACGGTGGCGGCCCCGAGGAGTCCGGCGCAGAGCACGATCCGGCGGTACGCGGGCGAGCGCAGCCCGGCGAAGAGCCCGCCACGCGCGCGTGGCGCCGCCTGGACGTCCGGCCGTGCGCCCCGGTCGGGGAGCGGTCGTGCGCCCACGTCCGCGCGGGCCCGGCCCGGGACGAGCAGCACCCACAGCAGGACGCCGAACGCCCCGACGCAGAAGCTGACGGCGAAGACCGCGTCGTACGCGTCGGCCGTCGCCCACAGCAGGGCGAAGGCGGCCAGCGGGCCGAGGAGGGCGCCGGTGGTGTCCATGGCGCGGTGCGTGCCGAAGGCGCGGCCCAGGTCCTCGGGCGGGCTGTGCAGCGTGATGAGGGCGTCGCGCGGGGCGGTGCGCACGCCTTTGCCGAGCCGGTCGGCGGTGATCGCTCCGGCGATCCAGCCGGTCGCGCCGCCGGCGAGGAGGAGGCCGAGGCGGGAGCAGGCGGAGAGTGCGTAGCCGAGTCCGCCGACCTGCTTGTGGCGGCCGCCGCGGTCGGCGGTGGCGCCGCCGAGGAGCCGTACGAGCGCGGTGGCGCCGGTCGAGAGGCCGTCGAGCAGCCCGAACTGGAGGGGGGACAGGCCGAGTCCGAGGACCAGGTAGAGCGGCAGGACGGCCGTCACCATCTCCGAGGAGACATCGGTGACGAGGCTGACCGCGCCGAGGGCGAGGACGGTGCCCGTGACGCGCCGCCGGACCCCCGAGGGGGCGGGCGGCGCGTCACGGCGACCGGTGGTCGCGAGGTACATCAGTGGCAGGTGTAGGTCGGGCCGGAGTCCTTGACCTGGTCGTCGGTGCCGACGTACTGCCAGGTGTAGGTGGTGTCGGTGAGGTCCAGCTTCAGGACGCCGTAGGTGCCGCTGATCCTCTTCTGGCTGTTGGGCTGGACCGTCTCGATGTCGTACGGCTCGGCGCCGCCCATGCCGCCGACGATCTCGACGATGCCGTCCGCGGTGGCCTGGCCGCTCGGGTTCTGCGGGGCGAAGCGCTCGTAGTGGTGGTCGTGGCCGTTGAGCACGAGGTCGGCCTTGGCCCCGTAGAGGATCTGCCAGACGGGCTTGGAGACGGGGTCGTTGCCGTGGCCGCCGGAGGAGTACAGCGGGTGGTGGAAGTAGGCGGCGATGCAGCCCTTGGTGTTCCGCGCGAGGTCGTCCTTGAGCCACTGGATCTGCGCGGCGTCGTCGAAGGAGTTGGAGTCGAGGGCGACGAAGTGCCAGTTGCCCTGGTCGTAGCTGTAGTACGACTTGCCCTGCGGGTAGGCGATGGCGCCGAAGTACGACTTGTAGCCGGCGAGCGCGCCGGCCGGGTCGTAGGTCTCGTGGTTGCCGGGCACGGGCCGGGTCTTGGCCTTGAAGGCGCCCCAGCTCTTGTCGTAGTAGTTGCGGAAGTCGGAGAGCAGGGCGTCGTCGTACTGGTTGTCGCCCATCGTCAGATAGAAGGACGGCGCGATCCGCTGGGCGAGGGCAGCGGTCTTGGGGTGCGCGCAGGAGCTGCTGGAGGCGGTGCACTGGGCAGCGATGTCACCGGCCGCGACGACCGTGAAGGAGCCGGTGGGCGGGGTGGTGGTGCCGCCGGCGGTGCCGTAGACCTCCACCGAGTAGAGGGAGTAGCCGTACGAGGTGCCGCGGGCGGTCCCGTACACGCGGAGGTAGCGGCCCTGGCCGGTGAGTCCGGTCCAGTCGTCCGTGGCGCCGTTGCCCGCGGTCTCGTTGGCGAGGGCGGTCCAGGTGGTGCCGTCGACGGAGATCTCGACGCGGTAGGCCTTGGCGTAGGCGGCCTCCCAGACGAGCTTGACGCGGGAGACGGTCGCCGAGGGGCCGAGGTCGACCTTGATCCATTGTGGGTCGACGCCCTCGGCGCTGGCCCAACGGGTGGTGGAGACGCCGTCGAAGGCCTTCTCCGGGCCGAAGGTGCCGTCCTCGACGGAGGAGGCGGTCGCCGGGCGGCCCTGTGAGATGAGTACGTCGGCGGCGGCTCCGGCCCGTTCCGGGAGGGCGAGCAGCAGCCCTCCGACGAGCAGCAGCACGGCGGCGAGGACGAAGGGGAGAGGGGTCGTGGTGGTGCGGTGTGGTGGGGCGGAGACGTTCAGGCGCATACCTGGCTCCCTGGCCTGTGGGGTGGGCTAGAGCTGGACACCGGTGCGGCGCACCACGGACCGGGCACGCGGCACGGACCGGGCCGCCCGTGCCGCGGGATCACGGACACGGACGACCGGCCGCGCGACGATTCGGGGCGCCGCGCGGCGCGGTGGTGCTGGCGGCCGGGTCAGAGCTCTCACTGAGCGCGTCACGCCCCGGGGACGGGCCGCCGCGCCAAGCCGCTGCCGGGGATGCTAGCGGATAGGAAGGTTTCCTACCAGACTCCCAACAGGTGACCGGAACCAAGGAGTTCGGGGGTGCGTCCGGAGTCTTCCGGGGGTTTTCCGGGGGTTCTCCTGGAGGTCCCCTCCGGGCCTCAGAGGCTGATGTGGTACGCCTTGCGCAGGGTCTCGTGCACGGTCCAGGTCGTCCGGTCGCCCTCGCGCAGCACGCAGGCGTCCCCCGGGCCGATCTCCAGGGTCTCGCCGCCCTCGACGGCGACGGTCGCCCGCCCGGAGACCACCACGAACAGCTCGTTGGCCTCGGTGTCGGTGACGACGCCGGGGGTGATCTGCCAGATGCCGCGCAGCTGCTTGCCGTCGGCCGACTCCCACAGCACCTTGCCCGTCACCTCGGGCGTACCGGAGACGATCTGGGCGGGGTCGAGGGGGTCCGCCTCGAGCTCGGCGTCGGGGATGTGAACGGCGAAGGAAGGCTGGTCATGTGTGGTCATGGGCGGTGACTGTAGCCGGGCTCCGGGACCGCCCCGAGGCCGGGACCGGCTGGAATGAACCCGTCCGCTTCGCCTCCCACCAGGCGTGATACCCGAATTGACCGACGGCGACGAAATCCGCACCACCCCTCCGGCGCGACGCCGGACGGGTGGCGCGTCCCGCTCGGGGGCCGCACCCGGGACTCGGGGACGGATTCCGCAGGGGTACCCGCCGTGTGGCAGGTGGTCGCCAACGAGGTTTGCGGGGCCCATGGCCGCGCCAGGAATGGGACATGTCCACACAGGTGTCCGAAGAGGTACGGGAGGCCCTCCACGAGGGGCGGCCCGTCGTCGCTCTGGAATCGACGATCATCGCCCACGGCCTGCCGCGCCCGCGCAACCTGGCCGTGGCCCTGGAACTGGAGGAGCTGGTACGGGCCGGGGGCGCCGTGCCCGCGACCATCGCCGTGGTCGACGGCACGGCCAGAGTCGGCCTGGACGGCGCGGCGCTGACCCGTATCGCCGAGGACCCGGCCGTACGCAAACTGGGGCACCGCGACCTCGCCCCGGCCCTGGCGGCCGGCGCGACCGGAGCGACGACCGTCTCGGCCACGGCGTGGCTCGCGGACGCGGCGGGCATACGGGTGTTCGCGACCGGCGGCCTCGGCGGGGTGCACCGGGAGTGGAGCGAGACGCAGGACGAGTCCGCCGATCTGCGGCTGCTCTCCCGGGTGGGCGTCACCGTCGTGTGCGCCGGGGTCAAGTCGATCCTCGACGTGCCCGCGACGCTCCAGCGCCTGGAGACACTGGGGGTGACGGTCGTCGGGTACGGCACCGAGCACTTCCCCGGCTTCTACCTCGCCTCATCGGGGCAGCCCGTGGACTGGACCCTGCGGACGCCCGGGGAGGTCGCGGAGGTGATACGGGCGCAGGACCGCCTCGGCGGACCGCGCGCGGCGCTGGTCGTGGCCAACCCGGTGCCGATGGCGGAGCAGCTGGATCCCGCGCTGCACGATCGGGTGCTCGCGGGGGGCCTGGCAACGGCGAAGGAGAAGG contains:
- a CDS encoding MFS transporter gives rise to the protein MTNTPDAPDSTLPAPLALPVDEAELPTLRRRIQAVLIATQILGGLGIATGVALAAVLARDVSGSEALSGLASTATVAGPALLAMPLASLMATRGRRAGLVLAYLIGALGAGVAVLGAVADSFPLLLLGLVCFGAGSSANLAARFAAADLAEPDRRARAISTVVWATTIGAVLGPNIAAPAGRSVSGLGIPATAGPFVWAAGVFVIAAVVVAVLLRPDPLLTARALADARTPGEAAEDRSLKAGMRAVRESPRARLALVTVAGSHTAMVSIMSMTPVALTHHGADIQLIGLVISGHIAGMYAFSPLMGWLSDRLGRLSVIGLAVGLIGAAALIAGTAGASHGRTALGLFVLGLGWSAGLVSGSALLTDSVPQAARAAVQGVSDFVMNTAAGVGGLAAGLIVSQLGYGPLNAIAALLLLPMAALAIRGSLRKTV
- a CDS encoding methylated-DNA--[protein]-cysteine S-methyltransferase; protein product: MDIEAGATGDGRAVPVEWTVMESGIGPLFLAATERGLVRVEFHADAARRERMLARLAGRLGAEPVERASGLLAGAIRRLDRYFEGEPGDIGLPLDWSLSAGFNRQVLRELAATVPYGTVVGYGELAGRVGQPGAAQAVGAAMGSNPLPVVVPCHRVVESDGGLGGFGGGLETKRQLLALEGVLPEPLF
- a CDS encoding discoidin domain-containing protein — protein: MRLNVSAPPHRTTTTPLPFVLAAVLLLVGGLLLALPERAGAAADVLISQGRPATASSVEDGTFGPEKAFDGVSTTRWASAEGVDPQWIKVDLGPSATVSRVKLVWEAAYAKAYRVEISVDGTTWTALANETAGNGATDDWTGLTGQGRYLRVYGTARGTSYGYSLYSVEVYGTAGGTTTPPTGSFTVVAAGDIAAQCTASSSSCAHPKTAALAQRIAPSFYLTMGDNQYDDALLSDFRNYYDKSWGAFKAKTRPVPGNHETYDPAGALAGYKSYFGAIAYPQGKSYYSYDQGNWHFVALDSNSFDDAAQIQWLKDDLARNTKGCIAAYFHHPLYSSGGHGNDPVSKPVWQILYGAKADLVLNGHDHHYERFAPQNPSGQATADGIVEIVGGMGGAEPYDIETVQPNSQKRISGTYGVLKLDLTDTTYTWQYVGTDDQVKDSGPTYTCH
- a CDS encoding MHYT domain-containing protein; protein product: MQGTVDGFSYGLVTPVAAFLMACLGGALGLRCTTRSLRHRDSFKAGWLALGATSIGTGIWTMHFIAMMGFSVQQAPIDYDRPITFASLGVAVLMVGIGIFIVGYRGATALTLVTGGTITGLGVATMHYLGMAGMRLQGRIEYDTLTVALSVVIAVVAATAALWAAVSIHGFLASLGASLVMGVAVSGMHYTAMAAVSVHLHGTTASTSTGDNAGSLLLPMLIGPAVFLILAAVVVMFDPLLVMGDPDWQGSPRAVHRPGVPAPRHVPSYGEPANRTARPGARGARRAAPRGGHRSQDW
- a CDS encoding pseudouridine-5'-phosphate glycosidase, translated to MSTQVSEEVREALHEGRPVVALESTIIAHGLPRPRNLAVALELEELVRAGGAVPATIAVVDGTARVGLDGAALTRIAEDPAVRKLGHRDLAPALAAGATGATTVSATAWLADAAGIRVFATGGLGGVHREWSETQDESADLRLLSRVGVTVVCAGVKSILDVPATLQRLETLGVTVVGYGTEHFPGFYLASSGQPVDWTLRTPGEVAEVIRAQDRLGGPRAALVVANPVPMAEQLDPALHDRVLAGGLATAKEKGIAGQAVTPFLLEYLMTHTEGASLEANLAAVRGNVRLAASIAGAYAREAGGAGAAPGAGGR
- a CDS encoding MFS transporter codes for the protein MYLATTGRRDAPPAPSGVRRRVTGTVLALGAVSLVTDVSSEMVTAVLPLYLVLGLGLSPLQFGLLDGLSTGATALVRLLGGATADRGGRHKQVGGLGYALSACSRLGLLLAGGATGWIAGAITADRLGKGVRTAPRDALITLHSPPEDLGRAFGTHRAMDTTGALLGPLAAFALLWATADAYDAVFAVSFCVGAFGVLLWVLLVPGRARADVGARPLPDRGARPDVQAAPRARGGLFAGLRSPAYRRIVLCAGLLGAATVGDSFLYLLLQRRLDFDATWFPFLPLGAAGVYLLLAVPAGRLADRVGRRGPLLYGHGALFLAYGLLLTPLPDPVVLLGVLALLGIFYATTDGVLMALTGPFLTEGRQAGGLALVQTAQALARLGAAVAFGAVWTASGPETALVAALLALAVAVGCSARLLPRGLPAPSGRPVPEPSERTD
- a CDS encoding cupin domain-containing protein, whose protein sequence is MTTHDQPSFAVHIPDAELEADPLDPAQIVSGTPEVTGKVLWESADGKQLRGIWQITPGVVTDTEANELFVVVSGRATVAVEGGETLEIGPGDACVLREGDRTTWTVHETLRKAYHISL
- the uvrB gene encoding excinuclease ABC subunit UvrB, which gives rise to MRPVSKIERSVAPFEVVSEYQPSGDQPAAIADLERRIRAGEKDVVLLGATGTGKSATTAWMIEKLQRPTLVMAPNKTLAAQLANEFRELLPNNAVEYFVSYYDYYQPEAYVPQSDTYIEKDSSINEEVERLRHSATNSLLTRRDVIVVASVSCIYGLGTPQEYVDRMVPLKVGEEIDRDQLLRRFVDIQYTRNDLAFTRGTFRVRGDTIEIFPVYEELAVRIEMFGDEIEALSTLHPLTGEIISEDRELYVFPASHYVAGPERMERAVNDIERELEVRLAELDKQGKHLESQRLRMRTTYDIEMMRQIGSCSGIENYSMHFDGREPGSAPNTLIDYFPEDFLLVIDESHVTVPQIGAMYEGDASRKRTLVDHGFRLPSALDNRPLKWEEFQERIGQTVYLSATPGTYELSRGDGFVEQIIRPTGLVDPEVVVKPTEGQIDDLVHEIRLRTERDERVLVTTLTKKMSEDLTDYFLELGIQVRYLHSDVDTLRRIELLRELRAGEYDVLVGINLLREGLDLPEVSLVAILDADKQGFLRSGTSLIQTIGRAARNVSGQVHMYADRITPAMEQAIDETNRRREKQIAYNTEHGIDPQPLRKKINDIVATIAREEIDTEELLGSGYRQGKEGKGAKAPVPALAAHGTKGRTKGKAGKAGTTLDLGDRPAAELASIIEEMTDRMRAAAADLQFEVAARLRDEVGELKKELRQMKEAGLA